Proteins encoded together in one uncultured Desulfosarcina sp. window:
- a CDS encoding response regulator transcription factor has product MVDDQPSSAAAIRIVIADDHPAVCQGLKLLLEPEGVVVCDQADGRDKALDQVKAHRPDLVLVDLSLGDDNGIDLVGDLQNLAVPALVYSMHEDAHYVKAALAAGAKGYVTKREVHRMLVQAIGEITAGRRFVSPRAALALADQVEMKSTDTDMPDLSGQEKNVYRLLGSGEGTSQIARTMKISARTVESYYSRILVKLELETMRDLRRHAIDHYRKPLR; this is encoded by the coding sequence ATGGTTGATGACCAGCCATCGAGCGCCGCGGCCATCCGCATTGTAATCGCGGACGATCACCCGGCCGTATGCCAGGGATTGAAGCTTTTATTGGAGCCCGAGGGTGTTGTCGTTTGCGATCAGGCCGACGGGCGGGACAAGGCCCTGGACCAGGTCAAGGCGCATCGCCCGGATCTTGTCCTGGTCGATCTTTCGCTCGGCGACGACAACGGCATCGACCTGGTCGGGGATCTGCAGAATCTCGCCGTACCGGCGCTGGTTTACTCCATGCACGAGGATGCCCATTACGTGAAAGCCGCCCTTGCCGCCGGTGCAAAGGGGTATGTTACCAAGCGGGAAGTCCATCGCATGCTCGTGCAGGCCATTGGTGAAATCACCGCGGGCCGCCGCTTTGTCAGCCCCCGGGCCGCCCTGGCCCTGGCCGACCAAGTTGAGATGAAATCAACCGATACCGATATGCCCGATTTGAGCGGCCAGGAGAAAAATGTCTACCGGCTTCTGGGCAGTGGCGAAGGCACATCGCAGATCGCCCGGACCATGAAAATCAGCGCCCGCACGGTCGAATCCTACTATTCGCGCATCCTGGTCAAACTGGAACTGGAAACCATGCGCGACCTCCGCCGCCACGCCATCGATCATTATCGAAAACCGCTCCGCTAA
- a CDS encoding sensor histidine kinase: protein MTGIASKECDPGVSAAVELSVEAALFDWRRNAVEVFMASSVLVYLPGIILLVCGHGPPLTWMVRLLVYISYLAVVLSVFLKILDHRIRLYTMLSAAYLTAIAGAVAYPGPFIRALPVALPIIGLVLSGVRCGRITTTISVLVILFTPWLARIPVLTRTLRSSASPPVEPAVLMLVQGIGLTAMLLALMVLLESFYSFLVKALMDQHRSATDIKRKVIELTVAHDTLSREIDKRQWLEREVTRIADEEKRRLGLEIHDGVCQRITGALLRSEALARRIERGEPTTADEIGALSSLLEEAIDEAHGVARGLCPLDTSPNAVEAALRTLARSTQRLSEVACRFIVDGDIRISDPVTAQHLYRIAQEAVSNAVRHARASRIDVELCGNEKEIRLQVTDDGDGLPTALPSAGMGLNTMACRANLLAGAFSVTPAPGGGTCVCCTVPRIMISPPVEKTDSTGDECHG, encoded by the coding sequence ATGACCGGCATTGCTTCAAAGGAATGTGATCCAGGCGTTTCTGCTGCGGTGGAATTGTCCGTCGAAGCAGCCCTTTTCGATTGGCGTCGCAATGCGGTTGAAGTTTTTATGGCCAGCAGCGTTCTGGTCTACCTGCCTGGGATCATTCTTTTAGTATGTGGCCATGGTCCGCCGCTGACTTGGATGGTGCGCCTTCTGGTTTACATATCTTATCTGGCTGTCGTCCTATCCGTTTTTTTGAAAATCCTGGATCATCGCATCCGTCTTTATACCATGCTGAGCGCGGCCTATTTGACCGCCATTGCCGGCGCGGTCGCTTATCCCGGGCCTTTTATACGCGCACTGCCGGTCGCCCTGCCCATTATTGGCCTTGTCCTTTCCGGTGTCCGTTGTGGACGAATAACCACAACGATAAGCGTACTGGTGATTCTTTTTACGCCTTGGCTTGCCCGAATCCCCGTTTTGACCCGAACGCTGAGGAGCAGCGCATCGCCGCCGGTGGAACCTGCCGTCCTCATGCTTGTGCAGGGGATTGGTCTTACCGCCATGCTGCTGGCGCTGATGGTCCTGCTGGAAAGCTTCTACAGCTTCCTGGTAAAAGCGTTGATGGATCAGCACCGGTCGGCGACCGATATCAAACGCAAAGTAATTGAGTTGACCGTGGCCCACGACACCCTGTCACGGGAGATCGACAAACGGCAATGGCTGGAACGGGAGGTCACCCGCATCGCCGACGAGGAGAAGCGCCGCCTGGGGCTCGAGATCCACGACGGGGTGTGCCAGCGGATTACCGGGGCGCTTTTGCGTAGCGAGGCCCTGGCGCGGCGGATCGAACGTGGTGAACCGACGACGGCCGACGAAATCGGTGCGCTTTCCTCACTTCTCGAGGAGGCGATCGACGAAGCGCATGGGGTCGCAAGGGGGCTCTGTCCGCTGGACACGAGCCCCAATGCTGTCGAGGCGGCCCTGCGCACGCTCGCCCGAAGCACCCAACGGCTCTCCGAGGTGGCATGCCGGTTCATCGTCGACGGCGACATAAGGATTTCCGATCCCGTGACAGCGCAGCATCTTTATCGCATTGCCCAGGAAGCCGTGAGCAACGCGGTGCGTCACGCCCGGGCATCCCGAATCGACGTGGAACTATGCGGCAATGAAAAGGAAATCCGCTTGCAGGTGACAGATGACGGCGACGGTCTGCCCACGGCGTTGCCATCCGCCGGCATGGGCCTCAACACCATGGCATGCCGGGCAAATTTGTTGGCGGGCGCGTTCTCTGTAACGCCGGCTCCGGGGGGCGGCACCTGTGTTTGCTGCACGGTTCCCCGAATCATGATTTCCCCACCAGTCGAAAAAACCGATTCAACAGGAGATGAATGTCATGGTTGA
- a CDS encoding transposase, translating into MNHPNTFSLSLQKQSDSGRIIDDHELNRAFTELKFRSLARQSNITKKRGYETLSLIFVFVLLPFLKRSLSSFCNGGYLQNYVQAHKDTFYRFLNNERFNWRKLVQLLASKIIAMSKEVPFKEKVLIADDSICPKSGKEIELVSYHFDHKVRRSILGNQYLQLGFHDGLHFFPIDGAFHTSSHRPNTDMRDIDKRTNGWKRRKEALSKKTDVLVQMLDRAWKSGIDASFVLFDSWFAHDDIIHRIVDVGYGVICRLKRNRVKYGYQGGAYTLKQLWQQVAKKQTIWIKDRTIKGACLDVTLKKTGSVRVLFVSDGRKQWQVLLCTDTDLEPSRILDYYARRWAIEVYFKDAKQMLYMGKEQSNTFDALIASQSLVMIRYLILVYIQIKHGLNICVGPLFRQTSDDQSLWMFSRAVWGRVKELIFKSSDILSHRIEPDLLFHFIDIIEDLIAEQSRCVTAKL; encoded by the coding sequence ATGAATCACCCTAATACATTTTCCCTCTCCTTGCAAAAACAATCTGATTCGGGCCGGATCATTGACGACCATGAACTCAATCGTGCGTTCACCGAACTCAAGTTCCGCTCATTGGCCCGACAAAGCAACATCACCAAAAAAAGAGGCTATGAAACACTCTCGCTCATATTTGTTTTCGTACTACTGCCTTTTCTCAAACGAAGCCTCAGCAGTTTCTGTAATGGCGGCTATCTACAAAATTACGTCCAGGCCCATAAAGACACGTTCTATCGGTTCTTGAACAATGAACGTTTCAACTGGCGCAAACTGGTCCAATTGCTGGCATCAAAGATTATTGCCATGAGTAAAGAGGTTCCCTTTAAAGAAAAAGTGTTGATCGCCGATGACTCCATCTGCCCCAAATCGGGCAAAGAGATCGAATTGGTCAGCTATCATTTCGATCACAAAGTCAGGCGCTCCATTCTTGGCAACCAGTATCTGCAATTGGGCTTTCATGACGGGTTGCATTTTTTTCCGATCGACGGTGCCTTTCATACATCCAGTCACCGGCCCAACACCGATATGCGGGATATCGACAAGCGTACCAACGGATGGAAACGACGCAAAGAAGCCCTGAGTAAAAAAACCGACGTTCTGGTTCAGATGCTCGACAGGGCCTGGAAGTCGGGCATCGATGCCAGCTTCGTCTTGTTCGACAGCTGGTTTGCCCACGACGATATCATCCATCGCATCGTCGATGTCGGTTATGGCGTCATCTGCCGATTAAAGCGCAACCGGGTCAAATACGGTTATCAAGGTGGCGCATACACACTCAAACAACTATGGCAACAGGTCGCCAAGAAACAGACCATCTGGATCAAGGATCGCACGATCAAGGGCGCATGCCTCGACGTCACGTTGAAAAAGACCGGCTCGGTTCGAGTACTGTTCGTTTCCGATGGTCGCAAACAGTGGCAGGTCCTGCTTTGCACCGATACCGACCTGGAACCGTCCAGGATTCTTGACTATTACGCCCGTCGCTGGGCCATCGAAGTATACTTTAAAGATGCCAAGCAGATGCTTTACATGGGAAAAGAGCAAAGCAATACGTTTGACGCCTTGATCGCCAGCCAGAGCCTGGTAATGATCCGGTATCTGATATTGGTCTACATCCAGATAAAACACGGGCTGAACATCTGCGTTGGCCCGCTGTTTCGGCAAACGTCAGACGATCAGTCATTATGGATGTTCAGTCGTGCCGTCTGGGGCCGTGTCAAAGAACTGATTTTCAAGTCAAGTGATATACTTTCGCACCGTATCGAACCTGATTTGCTTTTTCATTTTATTGATATCATAGAAGATCTCATCGCTGAACAAAGTCGATGCGTTACTGCGAAACTTTAG